CCATTGAGGAAGGAGACGCCGGTGCTGGCCAGTTGCACTTCCGTCAAACATACATATAATTTGTATGATTTCGGAGGTGGGAAAAGCCTTGGCCGGAAGACGGCTTACAAATCCTTTCCCGCAATCCCGAAATTTGATTATCTTTTTAATCATGAGAAGACCTAACAGGAAACCGGGAGAACCGGATGTGAGCTTTAAAGAAAGAATGGCGGCGCTACGGAATCTGCCGGCCTTTTTCCGCCTGGTCTGGCAGACCAGTCCCTGGCTTACGGCCGGGAACGCTTTGCTTCGCGCTATCCAGTCCGCCATGCCGCTGGCGATGTTATATACCGGTAAACTGATCCTCGATGAAGTGGTGCGCATGACCCAGTTGTCCGGTGACCAGAGTTACCGGTATCTATGGGAGCTAGTCGGGCTGGAATTCGGACTGGTGGTTATCACCAGCGCACTGAGCCGTATGATCACGCTGGCTGACGGGTTGTTGGGAGAGCAGGTGGCCAACTATACTTCTGTGCGTATCATGCAGCATGCGGCGATGCTGGACCTCGACCAGTTTGAGGATTCCACTTTTTACGACAAGCTTGAACGCGCCCGCCAGCAGACCCAGGGGCGTACGGTATTATTGTCGCAAGTGCTTGGCCAGGTGCAGGACCTGATCACGATGGGTTTTCTTGCCGCGGGGTTGCTTGCTTTCAGTCCCTGGCTGATACTGCTGCTGCTGGTATCTGTTTTGCCGGCATTTTTTTCGGAGACCTGGTTTAATGACAAGTTCTACGCGCTGGCATGGGGGCAGACCTCCGACCGCCGGGAGCTGGACTACATCCGCTATATCGGCGCCAGCGATGAAACCGTGAAGGAGGTGAAGATATTCAACCTGTCGGATTACCTGGTGGGGCGGTTCAGGAAGTTGTCCGACAAATTTTACCACGACAAGAAACGTTTGTCCGTACGATACCATTCCTGGGCGGTATTTTTTGCCGTCATCGGAGGAGTAGGGTATTACACTGCCTATGTTTTTATCATTCTTGATACGGTGCGCGGGAACCTGAGCATAGGGGACCTTGCTTTCCTGGGCGGGTCTTTCCGGCAGTTGAGAGGCGTGCTGGAAGGCGTGCTGATCCGTTTCACCAGTGTAACACAGGGGGCGATCTACTTGCGGGACCTGTTCGAGTTCTTCGAGATACAACCGCGCATTGTACAGCCGGAGCAGGCAAGGCCTTTCCCACGACCAATCCGCGAAGGATTTGTATTTGAGAATGTAGGGTTTAAATATCTGAATGCAGAACGATGGGCGAACCGTCATCTGAATTTCACATTGCATGCCGGTGAAAAACTGGCGCTGGTGGGAGAGAACGGCGCCGGTAAAACGACATTGGTAAAACTGCTGGCCCGCCTGTACGATCCTGTGGAGGGCCGCATTTTACTGGACGGGCATGATCTGCGGGAATATGATCTTGCAGAACTTCGCACGCAGGTAGGCGTGATCTTCCAGGATTTTCAGCGTTACCAGATGACGGTATCGCAAAATATCGCCGTCGGCAATATCGGTGAGTTGGATAATGAAGCCATGATCGCCGGCGCTGCGCGTAAAAGCATGGCCGATGAACTGGCGCAGCGGTTGCCCGGGAAATATGGGCAGATGCTTGGCCGCCGTTTCCATCAGGGCGTGGAACTGTCCGGCGGTGAATGGCAGAAGATCGCACTGGCGAGGGCCTATATGAAAAATGCACAGTTGCTGATACTGGATGAACCTACTGCAGCGCTGGATGCGCGGGCGGAGTATGAAGTTTTCCTGCGTTTTGCCGACCTTACAAAAGGGAAATCCGCGGTGTTGATATCGCATCGTTTTTCTACGGTGAGAATGGCTGATCGTATTCTTGTGCTGGAGCAGGGCGAACTGAAAGAGATCGGCAGCCATGATGAGTTGTTGGCGCTTGGAGGCCGTTATGCTGAATTATTTCAGTTGCAGGCGCAGGGCTATCGATGATGAGAACGGGGTATGGTAGGCCGGGAGAAACCAGGCACCTTTTTGTTACATGGTGAGATCAGCTGAAAAAATTAATTGCGGCTGCGGAATGTTCGAAATAACGAGATATTTCCCGTCAAAAGCGATGTGTAAAATTTTTTGAACCAGAAAGATAGCTGTAGTTTCGATGTAAATAAATCTGTGTTGTATGTCAGATATTTCAATCGTTCAAAATGCTTCCGCAGTAAAAGTAAGGTCCGGCAAAGCAACCGGCAGCCGCGGAAAAACAGAAGAGTACAAGACCTTCTCCGTGATGTCTCTGGCTTTCTCCGCCGGCGCCGGTGCAGCCTCATTGACCGGTGGGTTCGTATTGCCGCTGATTGCAAATATGATAAGCGGTCCCATACTGGTAAAAGTTGTTGGAGAGGCTTTATGTATTGTTGCCTTTGCAGCTGGCGCATACCTCGGATATGCTACCGGAAAGGAGAAGTTTGCCGGGCGTTAACCGTATTGCAGTAATTATTTTATTCTTTTTACTAATCATCCATTTTTTGTTAACATGTATGACCTGAACAAAATTTCCGCGGTATCCGCTTTTTTCTTCACTTTGCTTTTTTTTCTGATCATCGTATTCCGGCAAAAACGATGTGATCGATCGGATCTCGGTTCGTTTGCTACAGTCTTCCTGGCTGGTTCAAATATCCCTGCGGGAATTTTTCTTTGCTGGTATGTTTTTGATCCCGATCCTGCAGCGATCATTTCCCAAACGAGACTGGCCGGCTTTGAACGGTATTTTTCCTTTGCAGGGTCTGCCTTGCTGTTTTTGAGTATTGCAGGTATCTGGACGTCCATTAAAACAGCCTTTAAAGGAGAAAATACGGCTCCTCCCGGCAAATGACAGGATTTTCTGTGTCATCTCCTGATCTGGATCATATTCCATCATCTGAATCTGCTGTAGTATTGCAAAATGGAAAAGAAAACACCGGCTGCTGTAAAACGCCTTAAATTCATAGCCTTGCTGGAAGGTATTTCCTTCCTGGTATTACTTTTTATCGCCATGCCGCTGAAATACTTCGCGGAAGAGCCCTGGTTGAACAAACAGGTGGGTATGGCTCATGGGGTGTTGTTCGTACTATATGTGATACTGGTCATCGAAGTGAAGATCGCGCTGGACTGGTCTGTGAAAAAGATGCTGATCGCCCTGGGGGCCTCCATCGTGCCGTTCGGTACATTTTATATCAACGAAAAATGGATGAACCGCAGATAGCGCACCGTGGGTTATCGCCACTATGCACCATCTACGGTCAGAATCTGCATGCATTAACCTGTCTTGACGGGGTTTTACTGTTCGTCTGCGCTCGGCCCGTAACTACCGGGGATCGGGATATCCAGCAGGCGCAGGTACACCCCCAGCTGTGCCCGGTGATGCACGATCTGGCAATAGGTGGTCCTGATCATCTCCGATTTCGGCGTAGCGGAATATATTTCGTTGCCTGAGCGAAGCGTCCAGGTGTCGCCGAATTTTGCTTCATCAGCCGTAGCCAAGCCATTAAGGCCGTCTTCCAGTGATTTTTCGAAGTATGCCAGTAACTCGCTGGAATTGTTGATCCGTACAGGCTGATATGGACTGGTTGCGAAGTCCAGCTCATCTGTATTGACCACCATCGGTACCCAGGTGGGGAGTTCCGCAACGTGCGTGGCCAGTGTACGGAGATCCATACTCCTGGGGTGCGGGCGCCAGTCGTACTTGTCTTCAGGAACGCGGGACAGCATTTTACGGGTTGTTTGTGCTTCTTGCTCCATTTCTTTCAGGAGTGCAGGAATAGTTGCCATTATCGTAATTTTTTTTGTTGATACAAAGGAACAACCGGGGTTTGACAACCTTATGTCAGTAGTGCGATCGTCCCTTGAAACTTTTTTTTGCGTAGTTTTATACATCATGTTAAAACATCGATATATGAAAAATGCAATCGCCACGATCCTGACCTTTTCCGTTATTGCGGCCGCCTGTAACGGAGGCTCCGGCAAAAAAGAGGCTGTGAATGATTCCCTGCCGGCAGAAGCGGCCCTGGCCTCAGGCACGGCCTGCTACCTCAAAGCGGTGGGGCGGGATACCTTCCGGTTGCAGCTGGTGATCAATGACGAACAGGTGGCTGGCCAGCTGGATTATGACTTTCATGAAAAGGATAAAAGCAGCGGTACCCTTACCGGTGTGCTGCAGGACAATATTCTCCGGGCCAGTTACAGCTACCAGAGCGAAGGCATGAACAGTGTGAGACCGGTGATATTCAAACTGATGGGAGATCAGGTATATGAGGCGCAGGCGGATAATTTCGATGACAAGGGCGTGCCGGTTTACCCCGAAGCAAATGAGCAGCTGAGATTCGAGCCATCTCCCTATAACCGGAAAGATTGCGAATAGTATGGACGCGGATATTCATACGCTGTACGTTTCCGACCTTTACCGCATACTGGATTTCAGGTGCCGCTGTGTGGACTGCCGCACATCCAGGCCGGAATACAGCGAAGCCTTTTCGATCAGTTTTGTGCGGAAGGGCAATTTTGTGTTCAACGTTTTCCGGAATGCGCTGGATTCCTATACCGGCTGCATTCTTATCACCAAACCGGAATATGAGCGCACGGTAACGCATGTACACGAAGTGCCTGATGAATGCACCATCTTTGAATTTTCTGACGAAATGTTGCAACAGGTCAGGGAACAGTATGGCAAAACCAGGTTTTTTTCCAGTAACGACCTGCATTCCACGCTTATCCGCACGAACGCGGAAACTGAATTCCTGC
This genomic stretch from Chitinophaga sp. XS-30 harbors:
- a CDS encoding DinB family protein, yielding MATIPALLKEMEQEAQTTRKMLSRVPEDKYDWRPHPRSMDLRTLATHVAELPTWVPMVVNTDELDFATSPYQPVRINNSSELLAYFEKSLEDGLNGLATADEAKFGDTWTLRSGNEIYSATPKSEMIRTTYCQIVHHRAQLGVYLRLLDIPIPGSYGPSADEQ
- a CDS encoding ABC transporter ATP-binding protein; translation: MRRPNRKPGEPDVSFKERMAALRNLPAFFRLVWQTSPWLTAGNALLRAIQSAMPLAMLYTGKLILDEVVRMTQLSGDQSYRYLWELVGLEFGLVVITSALSRMITLADGLLGEQVANYTSVRIMQHAAMLDLDQFEDSTFYDKLERARQQTQGRTVLLSQVLGQVQDLITMGFLAAGLLAFSPWLILLLLVSVLPAFFSETWFNDKFYALAWGQTSDRRELDYIRYIGASDETVKEVKIFNLSDYLVGRFRKLSDKFYHDKKRLSVRYHSWAVFFAVIGGVGYYTAYVFIILDTVRGNLSIGDLAFLGGSFRQLRGVLEGVLIRFTSVTQGAIYLRDLFEFFEIQPRIVQPEQARPFPRPIREGFVFENVGFKYLNAERWANRHLNFTLHAGEKLALVGENGAGKTTLVKLLARLYDPVEGRILLDGHDLREYDLAELRTQVGVIFQDFQRYQMTVSQNIAVGNIGELDNEAMIAGAARKSMADELAQRLPGKYGQMLGRRFHQGVELSGGEWQKIALARAYMKNAQLLILDEPTAALDARAEYEVFLRFADLTKGKSAVLISHRFSTVRMADRILVLEQGELKEIGSHDELLALGGRYAELFQLQAQGYR
- a CDS encoding DUF3817 domain-containing protein, translated to MEKKTPAAVKRLKFIALLEGISFLVLLFIAMPLKYFAEEPWLNKQVGMAHGVLFVLYVILVIEVKIALDWSVKKMLIALGASIVPFGTFYINEKWMNRR